The Spirochaetaceae bacterium DNA segment CCGTACCAGGTGGACGGCACCCACTACCACGCGCTGTGGGTGGAGGAGCGCGGCGAGTACGTCGGCTTTACGCGGCTGCGCGACCCGCGCACCGCCGGCGCCGCCGCGGTCGACGGCATCCGCGGCGCCTGGCCGCCGCGCCAGGTGGGCCGCACCGCGAGCACCGACTTCCTGCACTGGAGCCCGGCCACGGCCGTGCTGGAGGGCACCGACGAGAACCTGCAGATCTACTCGATGCCGGTGTTCCGACACGGCAACCTGTATCTCGGCCTGCCGGCGATCCACGACCAGCACACCGACCGGGTGTGGACCGAGCTCGCCTGGAGCCCCGACACCGTCACCTGGCACCGCGTCTGCCCCGGCTCGCCGCTCATCGCCAACGCCAACCTGACCGGCAGTTATGATTGGGGCTGCGCCTACGCCGCCGCCTACCCGGTGATCCTGCACGACGAGATCCGCCTCTACTACGGCGCCAGCAACTTTCAGCACACGAGCTGGCGCGACGGCTTCCTGTGCCTGGCGACGCTGCGTCCCGACGGGTTCGCATACTACGAGCAGGCCCGCGGCGACCGTCCTGCCGTCCTGGAAACCGCCCCGTTGTCCTCCAGCGGCGCCGCCCTGCGCGTCACCGCCGACGTGTCGCCGATCGGCTCGCTCGACATCGCCGTGCTCGAATCCGAGGCAAACCACATCCTCGCCCAAGGACAGGTAACCGGCACCGCCACCGACGGCACCGTGACCTGGAGCGACCCGCCCGCCGGTGTGCTGGCGGGCCGCGCCGTCCGCCTCCGCTTCACGCTTAACGGCGCCCGCCTCTACTCGTTCAGCTTCGAGTCCGACACCGCCCGCGCGCTCGATTCACCGGTTGTGCGCCGCAATGCCGGCCGTTAAGATCGGCCTGCCCCTCGGGGACCGAAGGATGGAAGGTTGCGCGCATACATAATTCGGCGGCTGCTGCTGATGATCCCGACGGCGTTCCTTATCAGCGTGATACCAAGGATGGAAGGTTGCGCGCGTACATAATCCGCCGGCTACTGCTTATGATCCCGACGGCGTTCCTCATCAGCGTGATGTTGTTTCTGCTCATGCGCCTCGTCCCCGGGGACGTGATCGACGTGATGATCGCCCAGTTGGCCGAATCGGCAGAGGAGATCGAGCTCGACCGCGAGGATCTGGAACGCAAGCTCGGCCTCGACGCGCCGCTGATCGTCCAGTACGGACGATTTCTCGGCGTGGCGCCCAACGTGGACGGCCAGGTCAGCGGCGTGCTGCAGGGCGACTTCGGCACCTCCTGGCGGGAGCGCCTGACCGTGACCGAGCTGCTGTTCAAGAAGATACCGGTAACCATGGAGCTCGGGCTGATGGGCCTGATCATCGCGCAGCTCATCGCCATCCCGATCGGCGTCTACTCCGCCCTGCGGCAGGATACCTGGGGCGACTACGTGGGGCGCAGCTTCGCGATCCTGTCGATCTCGGTGCCCGGCTTCTGGCTGGCGACGATGGTGATCGTGTACCCGTCGATCTGGTGGGGCTACATGCCTTCCATCTGGCTGATCAAGTTCGCCGACGACCCGATGGGCAACATCAAGATGTTCATCGTGCCCGCCATCGTGCTGGCGCTGGCCATGGCCGGCGGCACCATGCGCATGACCCGGACCATGACCCTGGAGGTGATCCGCAACGACTACATCAGGACGGCGTGGGCGAAGGGGCTGGCCGAGGCCCTGGTGGTGAGCCGGCACGCGCTCAAGAACGCGTTCATCCCCGTGGTCACCATCGTCGGCCTGCAGATACCGATCCTGATCGGCGGCACGGTGATCATCGAGCAGATCTTCATGCTGCCCGGCATGGGGCGGCTGATCGTGGAGTCGCTGCTGGTGCGCGATTACCCGGTGGTAATGGGCATCATGCTGTTCTTCAGCATCGGCCTGATGCTGACCAACCTGGTGGTGGATCTCACCTACGGCTTCCTGGACCCGAGGATCCGCTCGTCATGAGCAGTGTCGGGATGCCGGAGAGCGTGCGCCGGTCGGCCGTGGTCACATTCTTCCGGCGCATCGGCAAGGAGAAGCCGCTCGGCACCGTGGGTGCCGTGATCACCGCGCTGCTGCTGCTGGTCGGGATTTTCGCCGACGTGCTGGCGCCGTACGGGATGAACGAAACCAACATGGAGCAGCCGTTGGCCTCCCCCTCCGACAGCAACTGGCTGGGCACCGACGACCTGGGCCGCGACGTGTTGACGCGGGTCATCTACGGCGCGCGGGTGTCGGTGATCGTGGGCCTGGCGGGCGCCACCCTTGCCACTTTGATCTCCCTCCTGATCGGTCTCATATCGGGTTACCTGGGCGGCACCTTCGACCTGCTGACCCAGCGGCTGGTCGACGCCTGGATGTCGCTGCCGGACCTGATCGTGCTGATGGTGATCATCGCGTTCCTCGGCGGCGGCATGGTGCCGATCATCGTGGTGCTCGGCGTGGCGGGGGGCATCACCGGCTCGCGCATCATCCGCGGCGCGGTGATCAGCACCAAGGAGGACGCCTACGTGACCGCGGCGTCGGCGATCGGCGGGCGCACCAGCCGGGTTCTGCTGCGCCACATTCTGCCCAACGTGCTCGCGCCCGCGGTGATCCTGCTCACGCTGCGCATTCCGGCGATCATCCTCTCCGAGGCCAGCCTCAGCTTCCTCGGCTTCGGCATCCAGCCGCCGTTCCCGAGTTGGGGTGCCATGCTCAGCGGCCGCAGCCGCGAGTTCATGTTCGTGGCGCCGTGGACGGTGCTGTGGCCGGGCCTCGCCCTCGCCACCGTCGTGTACGGCACCAACATGTTCGGCGACGCCGCCCGCGACATCCTCGACCCCAAGCTGCGCGGCGGCGTCGGCCGCTTCAGCGCCAAGGTGGTCAGGACGGCCCGGCGCGTCCGGTCCAAGCGCTGACCCGCGCCACGGGCGCCGCCCGGCGAGTTTGACAGGAGGCGCCGGCGGCCGGTAGCTTCCCCATGCGGCCGTTTCGGCCGGAATTCAACAGGAGGTATTGCATGAACAAGACCCATGCGATTGCCGCGGTGCTTCTCGCCGCCGCGGCAATGTGGCTCTCCGCGGCCGGAGAGCAAGATAGCGAGATGGCGGCCGCCGGCGACGGCAGCCCGCAGTACGGGGGCACCCTGACCGCGGTCAGCGCCGCCTTCGTGATCGGCCCGGAGAGCCCCGACCCGGCTGACGGTCAGGGCCACTCGACGCTCTTTCTGTCGCTGATCCAGGAGCGCCCGCGGTTCGGCGACCACGAGAAATTCGGTCCCAAGGGCACCGGCGAGTATCCCTTTACCCTGGTCGGCCCGATGCCCGACAAGTACGCTCGCGGGCTGCTGCTGGAGAGTTGGGACGTCACGCCCGAGCAACACACCTGGCACCTGCGCAAGGGCGTCATGTGGGCGGCGGACAACGTCGACTTCATGGAGAACCGCGAGATGGTCGCCGACGACGTGGTAGCCGACCTGAAGTACTACCGCGAGTCGCCCGCCGGGGCGCGCTTCAAGGGCGTGTCCGGCGACATCACCGCCACCGACAGCCACACCGTGGTGATCGAGTTCACCGAACTCGACATCGGCATGCTGAACATCCTCACGATGGGCGGGACGACCGCCATTTCGCCCCCCGAGATGGAGGCCGCGGGCATGGACAAGTGGGCAAACCAGGTGGGCACCGGACCGTTCATGTTCGACGACTACGAGATCGACTCGCACATGACCTACGAGCGCAATCCGAACTACTGGGACAAGACCACCATCGATGGACAGGAGTACCAGCTCCCGTTCGTGGACAAGGTAATCGTCCCGATTATTGCCGACGAGGCGTCTATGGTCGCCGCGCTGCGCACCGGCAGGGCGGACATGGCCAGCTCGGTGTTCGCCGTGCACTGGCAGACGCTCGACGAGACGGCGCCCGACCTGAACTCGCACCGGTTTCCGATCTCGTTCGGGTCGACGGCCTACCTGAAGACCACCGAGCCGCCATTCGACAACCGCGACGTGCGCCGCGCCATGATGATCGGCACCGACCTGACCGGCTTCCAGAAGCTGCGCCAGGCGGGCGACCTGGAGCTGCCCACGCACTGGTTCCCGGTCGACCCGATCATGCCCTCCTACACGCCGATGGACGAGCTGCCGGAAGAGACCCGCATGCTGTACGACTACGACCCGGAGAAGGCGAAGCAGATGCTCGCCGACGCCGGCTACCCGAATGGCTTCACCATCGACTACACCACCCTGGGCTGGCCCGAGTTCATGACCGACGGGGCGCTGCTCAAGGACCAGTGGGAGAAGATCGGCGTCACGGTAAACCTGCAGGGCTTCGAGGCGGCGGTGTGGAGCGCGCACGCGCGCGAGCGCACCTACACCGGCTCGGTCCGGCAGGGCCACTGCGGCGGCTGCCCGGTGACCACGCTGCCGCGGTTCACCACCGGGCACACCCGCAACTACACCGACTGGTCCGACCCCAAGTTCGACGCGATGGTGGAGGAACTGACGAAGGAGCTGGATCCGGACCGGCGCAACGAGATGATCAAGGAAGCGTCGATCTACCTGCTGAACGAGGTGATCGCGGTTCCGCAGGCAGTCAAGGTGCAGGGCCGCTTCTGGTGGCCGTGGATTCAGAATTATTACGGCGAGACCTACCTCGCGAGCACCAACACCTGGCTGGAGCCCTCCGCCTGGGTGTGGATCGACCAGGGCCTGAAGAAGGAGATGGGTTACTAACGCTCGGATCCCTCGACCAGGGCAATTACGCGGCCACGGGAGCGCATCCCGTGGCCGTTTTTTTGGCTCATCCGGCCTCGGCGTTCCAGTCCTGGTAGATGTCGGCGATCACGTCGTCGATGCGCGAGCGGTGCGTCTCCACGTCGTGGATGGCGCTCTGTGCGGCTGCCTCCTGCAGCAGCGCGGTGATCGGGGTGCGGGCGGCGTCGAAGGTGTAGTGGTGGCGCCCTCCCTCGCTGCCGGTGAGCCGGACGCCGCCAAGCCGTGGCGGTTCGGCGGTGCCGGTCTCGATGGTCAGGTGGCGGCGGTCGCCGAAGCGGCGGCGCAGTTCCGTGAAGTCGCCGTCGTAGGCAATGCGGCCGCGGTCGATCAGCACGATGCGCCCGGCGAGCTGCTCCAACTCGTCCATGTCGTGGCTGGTAAGCATCACGGTGACGCCGCGTTCGCGGTTCAAGGTCTTGATGAAGTCGAGGATGTTGCGCTTGGCGAGCACGTCCAGGCCGATGGTGGGTTCGTCCAGGAACAGGATCTCCGGCTCGTGCAGCAGCATCAGCGCGATGTCGGCGCGCATCTTCTGGCCCAGGCTGAGCTGGCGCGCCAGGGTGTGGAAGAACTCGCCGATGCCGAGCAGCTCCTTCACGAAGGCGAGCATCTCCTGGTAGCGCGGGCGCGGGATCTCCCACACCACCCGCTTCCACTCGAAGCTGGCCGCCACCGGCTGGTCCCACCACAGCTCGGTACGCTGGGCCGAATACCACGCCGATGCGGCGCACGTACGACACGCGCTCGGTCATCGGGTCCATGCCGAGGCAGCGCACGGTGCCGGCGCTGGGCGCGAGCACGCTGGACAGCAGTTTGACGGTGGTGGACTTGCCGGCGCCGTTGGGCCCGGCGTAGGCGACGATCTCGCCGCTGCGGATCGCCAGGTTCACCCCGCGCAGGGCGTGGATCTCGCGGATCGTGGGCCGGAACAGGTTGGTCAGGACGTCGCGGAACCGCTCCGAGCGCTGGCGCTGGAAGAAGGTCTTGTCGACCTCCCGCAGCTCAACCGCGATGTCCCCAGGCGATGTAGCGCTGCGATCCGGTCTGTGCATAGTGCTCCATACCCTTCTTGAATACGAATCCCGCCACCAGCGTCAGCAGCAGCGCGGCCGCCGGCGTGTGCCACAGCCGCGGGGCGGCGATGCCGAGCAGTTGGCGGCAGGGATACCAGGCGACGAAGCCGACCGGCAGGATGGTGAGCATGCCGGTCAGCGCCACGGCGCTCAAGCCGTCGAGCGGGAACGCCTTGAGCTGGTACAGGAAGTTCACTGCGCGGCTGCTGATCTCCTCGGCCGCGGCCGGCGCCCAGAACGCCAGCGCACCCCACAGGAACGAGAACGCCAGCGCCACGGTGCAGGATGCGAGCAGGTTGGCGCCGAACAGCAGCCACCAATGCACCGGGAAGCCGGCGCCGAGCTGGACGACCGCCCAGGCGGTGATGCCGGCGCCGGTAAGCAGCGACCAAGCCCCCGAGAACGGCATGAACCCCTCGGTCAGCAGGCCCATCCACAGCGGCTGGGGTTGCACCAGCAGGTGGTCGAACTGCCCGCGCCCGATGCGGCGGCTGACGTGCAGCACGTTGTAGCTGAAACCCACGTCCAGGAAGCCGCGCACCAGCGCCGCGTAACCGAGCATGAAGATGACCTGGTCGCGCGACCACAGGCCGATGCCCCCGAACCGCTCGGCGAGCAGAAACACCGCGGTGACGCCGGCCAGATTGAGGATCACGTCGGAGACCACGTTGATCAGGAAAAAGCGCACGTCCTTGGTCATCCACATGAAGTCGAGGTGAGCCTGCACCCGCCAGCGCGCAAACAAGGTGCGTAATCGAGCCATCGCCGCTCAACCGCCGTGGGCGGTGTTGGCCTGTCGGCCAACAACCGCGGTTCGGCTTGCGCCGAACTGCATCGTGTGGGTGTTTACGCCCTTGCTGCCAGCCGCCAAGTCGTTCAGCCTCCGTGGGTTACCAGGCGCTCGCGGTTGCCGCGCCACGTCAGGTGGGCCAGCGGCCACAGGACGGCGGCCCACGCGGCCTGCAGCACGAGCAGGGCCAGCGCATCGCCGGTGCCGGTGTAGATGCGCAACGGGGCGGAGGCCAGCGCAGCGAACGGCAGGTAACCGAGCACCTCGCCGATTCCCCACGGCATCAGGGAGAGCGGGATGACGGCCCCCGACAGCAGCACGCTCAACGCATTGCGGATCTGCATCAGCGCGTACACGTTCTGTTCCAGAACCACCATCAAGCTGGAGAAAAGAAATGCCAGCGCCGACCCAACGAGGATCGACAGGGCAAGGCTGCAGACGAAAAGCAGCAACGCGCCCGCGCTCGCCGGAAACGGATTGACGCCGAGGAGCGGCGCGAGACAAATCAACGGCAACGAGACCAGCAGCAGATCGCGCAGTCGGGTCCCGAGCATTTCCGCCGTGAACTGACCGTAAACACTCGCCGGGCGCAGAAAGCGATTCGCGATGTCGCCGCGCCAGAGCGCATCGTCGAGACTGTTGTTGACCGAGAACTGGCCGGAAAACACCTCCGAAATCAGTGTGTAGGTCAGCACCGCCGCGCGCGTCATGCCCGACGTCGCTCCGGTCTCCGGCAGCACCGTACGCCACAGCGACAACAGCAGCACCACGCGCAGCAGGCGCAGCCCGAAGTCGCCCGCCAGCACCCAGCCGCGGTCGTCCAGTGACCGCACCGCCGCCGTGGTCAGCGTCTTGAGATGTTTCCGTGCCGAGCGGAGGTCGATCACTCCTGCCATGGCGCGCGAAGTTCGTTCGACGAACAGCCGAAAGTCAAGACTGCTGCCCGTCCGCACCTACTCCCAACTGGTTTGGGCATGGGCGCGAGGGCGCGGGGCGATCGACTTGACCGCAGCGTGGCGGGGTAGCTACCGTGAACGGATGAAGAACGCTGCGGAGGAGACCCCGTTCGAGCGGCTTCGCCGCGAGGAGCGCGAGTTGCGGGAACGCCTGCGCAGCCGTGGCTTCAGGTTCGCGGCATCCGACCGGCTGTCACGGGAGGCGCTGCACGACCGCAAACGGCGCGAGCGCTCGACTGTGACCAGCTTCTCACGGAGGTCTGGCTCTTCGCCTACACGGAGCGAGTGATACCGCCATCGACACGGATGTTCTGGCCGGTAATGTAGGCGGCGTCGTCCGAAGCCAGGAAAGCGATCAACGCGGATACTTCCCGGACCCGGCCGTAGCGTCCGAGCGGAATGCGCTCGCGCCGCGCGGCCGCTTCCGGCAGGCTGTCGATGAAGCCGGGCAGCACGTTGTTCATCCGAATGCCGTCACTCGCATGCTGATCCGCGAACAGTTTCGCATACGCCGCGAGCCCGGCGCGGAACACCGCCGAGGTGGGAAAGTCCGCATCCGGCTCGACGGCGGCAAAAGACGAGATGTTGATGATCGATCCACCACCTCCGCGCGCCATGACCGGCGCCGCCAGCCTCGCTGCCCGCACGGCGGCGAGAAAGTACACTTCCATGCCCTCGCGCCACTGGTGGTCGCTCAGTTCCGACACCGGGCCGCGCGGCCCGTGCCCGGCGGAGTTCACCAGCACGTCGATGCGTCCCCAGCGCGCGACCGCGGCGTCGACGAGACGCCGGAGATCCTCGTTCGAGCGGTTCGACCCCGTGACCCCAACACCGCCGAGCTCGCGCGCCAGCGCTTCACCCTTTCCCGACGAGGAAAGGACGGCCACCGAATGCCCCTCCCCGGCAAGAGTCCGTGCCGCGTCGGCACCCATGCCGCTGCCCGCCGCAGTCAGCACCGCCACCCTTGAAGCCATCGACCCGACGATACCTCCCGTCAGGACGAGCGTTCAATGGTCCCGCGGTACCGTCGCGGTGTCAGTCTGGTTGTCACGGTCCGGGGACTCACACTTGCGGCGGCAGAGGCACTCTGATCTCCTGGTCCTCTACGCCCGCCGCTTCACTGTGGAAATACAGGATGAAGGTTCCCAGCCAATGGCTCACGTCGTAGCCGCCGGTGAACGCGGCCGATACCGCGGCCTGCGCCTCGCGCCGCGCGCGGCCGGCCGCGGCGCGCCACCGCGGGCTCGCTGCCGCGCCGTGGCGGGCAATGGCGTGCAGGCACCAGGCACGATGGAACGCAAGTCCCAGCAGGTGCGCCGATTGCGGGTCGCCGGCGGCCGGCGCCGGCAGCGCGGCCAGCAACGGCTCCAGCGCCGCCGGCGGCAGGAAGCGGTGCAGCCAGGTGCGGTAGACGCCGGGCCTCAGAACCCGTCTCATCAGGTCGGCCTCGGCCAGGCAGGGCGACAGGAAGTCGCTTCCGGACGGCTCGTAGCGCGTCGGACAGGCCGTGTCCGCGAGAAACAGCCGCCGTGCCGCGGCGGCCAGCTTCTCGGCAGCGGCCTCGTCCCCCAAGGTGCCGAGGGCATCCAGCATCAACGCCAGCGAGAACGCGGAGTTGGCGTGCAGCCCGTTCCGGATCGGCGCCGGCAGGCGCCGGAAGTAGGTCACCGCGCGCGTTGCCAGCAACCTGGCCAGGGGAGCCAATGCCGCCCGCCAACGCGCCGCGGCGGACGTGTCGAGCCGCGCCAGCTCCGCCGCCAGCGCCAGCAGCCACGCCCAGCCGTAGGGCGCCTCGAAGAACAGCGCCTCGGGCCGGTGCAGGTAGGCGACTTCCGCGGCAACGGCGGCGGGGGTCAGGTGTCGGTTCAGCACCGCGGCGGAGCGCGCGTTGACCTCGGCGTGCGGCTGCAGGCGCATCACTCGCGCCAGGCACCAGTGCGCGTGCACCGCGGAGTGCCAGTCGAAGCAGCCGCCGAATGCCGGGTGCAACCCCATACCGCGGTCGGTCGGCGCCGTGTACACGTGGTGCGGTGCGTACGGGTAGGCACGGTCGACGCAGGCCAGCGCCAGGCGCGCAAGCCGTGGATACAGCGTAACGGCGTCCAGGCTCACCGTGCATCCACGCGGCGCTCCTCGCCCGCGGGCAGACGACGGTCGAACGGCCGCGCCGCCACCGCGAACCTACACGGAGGCAAGTTGGCGGCGCAGTTCCGCTACGCCGGGCGGCGCCTGCGCGAGCTGGTCCTGCCAGCGGCACTCCAGCGAGTAGGCGCCGTCGTAGCCGATGCGGGCCAGGGCACGCAGAAACGGCCGAAAGTCGTCGCCGGCAACGCCGGGCGGCGTGCGCTCGGCCTCTTCGGCCACGTGCACGTGCCGGATCAGCGCGCCGGCGCGTTCGATGGCGTCGGGGCCCTCGTCCTCGCGCAGCATGTGGTACAGGTCCGCGAGCAGCATGACGTGCGGATGATCCGCGGCGCGCACCGCCTCCGCGCCCTCGGTCACGCTGTTGATCAGGTTGCACTCTGCGGTATTGAGCGGCTCCACCACCACGGTGACGCCGGCCTCGGCCGCCGGCGGACCGACGGTCCTGAGCGCGTCCACGAACTGCTGCTCGGCGCGTGCCCGGTCGAAGCCCTCGTCGACCTGACGCGATCCGCCGCTGCCGTACACGACGATGCCGACCCCCACCTGGCGGGCGCGCCGGAACGCGGTCCGCGCGTAGCGCCGCAGCCGCTCCAGGTCCACCTCCGGTCCGGTCGAGCGCAGGTCGCGCGGCAGGAACACGTTGACCGCCGGGATCGGCAGCGCGGCCAGCGCGGCGCCGTCCGGGGGCCGGAACGCCGCGTCGGGCTGCTCGGGCACCAGCAGCCTCAGTACCGTCTCTTCGGCGAAGTCGATCGAATCCGCGACGGCGCGCAACACCGCGTGCGCGCCGCACACGCCTACCCGTGGCTCGTCCATGCCCCCTCCTCAGCAGTCGCCTGCATGGTTGTGCGCGAGTGTAGCGCGTTGCCGACCCCGCGTCTCGCCTATCTGCGCCTCGGCAGGCAGTGGCGAGTGTGAAGCCGGCCAGTCGCCGTCACGGTCGACTGCGCGCCGGGGCAGCCCACGGCCACCCGGACCGCGGCCGGAGGTTGCCGGCCAATGTCGGCGCGGCCAGCCGGCCTGCCTGGCGACCGTCTCTCCGTTTACGGTACTGGAGAGCCGCGGCTCGCGTTGAACAGCCGGTACCACTCGCCGCGGGTCAGCGCGACGTTCACCCCATCGGCCGCCTGCCGGATCTCTGCCGGCGTCCTGCCGC contains these protein-coding regions:
- a CDS encoding ABC-2 family transporter protein, whose product is MIDLRSARKHLKTLTTAAVRSLDDRGWVLAGDFGLRLLRVVLLLSLWRTVLPETGATSGMTRAAVLTYTLISEVFSGQFSVNNSLDDALWRGDIANRFLRPASVYGQFTAEMLGTRLRDLLLVSLPLICLAPLLGVNPFPASAGALLLFVCSLALSILVGSALAFLFSSLMVVLEQNVYALMQIRNALSVLLSGAVIPLSLMPWGIGEVLGYLPFAALASAPLRIYTGTGDALALLVLQAAWAAVLWPLAHLTWRGNRERLVTHGG
- a CDS encoding AAA family ATPase; this translates as MAASFEWKRVVWEIPRPRYQEMLAFVKELLGIGEFFHTLARQLSLGQKMRADIALMLLHEPEILFLDEPTIGLDVLAKRNILDFIKTLNRERGVTVMLTSHDMDELEQLAGRIVLIDRGRIAYDGDFTELRRRFGDRRHLTIETGTAEPPRLGGVRLTGSEGGRHHYTFDAARTPITALLQEAAAQSAIHDVETHRSRIDDVIADIYQDWNAEAG
- a CDS encoding ABC transporter permease, translated to MRAYIIRRLLLMIPTAFLISVMLFLLMRLVPGDVIDVMIAQLAESAEEIELDREDLERKLGLDAPLIVQYGRFLGVAPNVDGQVSGVLQGDFGTSWRERLTVTELLFKKIPVTMELGLMGLIIAQLIAIPIGVYSALRQDTWGDYVGRSFAILSISVPGFWLATMVIVYPSIWWGYMPSIWLIKFADDPMGNIKMFIVPAIVLALAMAGGTMRMTRTMTLEVIRNDYIRTAWAKGLAEALVVSRHALKNAFIPVVTIVGLQIPILIGGTVIIEQIFMLPGMGRLIVESLLVRDYPVVMGIMLFFSIGLMLTNLVVDLTYGFLDPRIRSS
- a CDS encoding sugar phosphate isomerase/epimerase, which encodes MDEPRVGVCGAHAVLRAVADSIDFAEETVLRLLVPEQPDAAFRPPDGAALAALPIPAVNVFLPRDLRSTGPEVDLERLRRYARTAFRRARQVGVGIVVYGSGGSRQVDEGFDRARAEQQFVDALRTVGPPAAEAGVTVVVEPLNTAECNLINSVTEGAEAVRAADHPHVMLLADLYHMLREDEGPDAIERAGALIRHVHVAEEAERTPPGVAGDDFRPFLRALARIGYDGAYSLECRWQDQLAQAPPGVAELRRQLASV
- a CDS encoding ABC transporter permease; the protein is MSSVGMPESVRRSAVVTFFRRIGKEKPLGTVGAVITALLLLVGIFADVLAPYGMNETNMEQPLASPSDSNWLGTDDLGRDVLTRVIYGARVSVIVGLAGATLATLISLLIGLISGYLGGTFDLLTQRLVDAWMSLPDLIVLMVIIAFLGGGMVPIIVVLGVAGGITGSRIIRGAVISTKEDAYVTAASAIGGRTSRVLLRHILPNVLAPAVILLTLRIPAIILSEASLSFLGFGIQPPFPSWGAMLSGRSREFMFVAPWTVLWPGLALATVVYGTNMFGDAARDILDPKLRGGVGRFSAKVVRTARRVRSKR
- a CDS encoding SDR family oxidoreductase, which gives rise to MASRVAVLTAAGSGMGADAARTLAGEGHSVAVLSSSGKGEALARELGGVGVTGSNRSNEDLRRLVDAAVARWGRIDVLVNSAGHGPRGPVSELSDHQWREGMEVYFLAAVRAARLAAPVMARGGGGSIINISSFAAVEPDADFPTSAVFRAGLAAYAKLFADQHASDGIRMNNVLPGFIDSLPEAAARRERIPLGRYGRVREVSALIAFLASDDAAYITGQNIRVDGGITRSV
- a CDS encoding DUF2891 family protein translates to MSLDAVTLYPRLARLALACVDRAYPYAPHHVYTAPTDRGMGLHPAFGGCFDWHSAVHAHWCLARVMRLQPHAEVNARSAAVLNRHLTPAAVAAEVAYLHRPEALFFEAPYGWAWLLALAAELARLDTSAAARWRAALAPLARLLATRAVTYFRRLPAPIRNGLHANSAFSLALMLDALGTLGDEAAAEKLAAAARRLFLADTACPTRYEPSGSDFLSPCLAEADLMRRVLRPGVYRTWLHRFLPPAALEPLLAALPAPAAGDPQSAHLLGLAFHRAWCLHAIARHGAAASPRWRAAAGRARREAQAAVSAAFTGGYDVSHWLGTFILYFHSEAAGVEDQEIRVPLPPQV
- a CDS encoding ABC transporter substrate-binding protein, with the protein product MNKTHAIAAVLLAAAAMWLSAAGEQDSEMAAAGDGSPQYGGTLTAVSAAFVIGPESPDPADGQGHSTLFLSLIQERPRFGDHEKFGPKGTGEYPFTLVGPMPDKYARGLLLESWDVTPEQHTWHLRKGVMWAADNVDFMENREMVADDVVADLKYYRESPAGARFKGVSGDITATDSHTVVIEFTELDIGMLNILTMGGTTAISPPEMEAAGMDKWANQVGTGPFMFDDYEIDSHMTYERNPNYWDKTTIDGQEYQLPFVDKVIVPIIADEASMVAALRTGRADMASSVFAVHWQTLDETAPDLNSHRFPISFGSTAYLKTTEPPFDNRDVRRAMMIGTDLTGFQKLRQAGDLELPTHWFPVDPIMPSYTPMDELPEETRMLYDYDPEKAKQMLADAGYPNGFTIDYTTLGWPEFMTDGALLKDQWEKIGVTVNLQGFEAAVWSAHARERTYTGSVRQGHCGGCPVTTLPRFTTGHTRNYTDWSDPKFDAMVEELTKELDPDRRNEMIKEASIYLLNEVIAVPQAVKVQGRFWWPWIQNYYGETYLASTNTWLEPSAWVWIDQGLKKEMGY
- a CDS encoding ABC-2 family transporter protein, which translates into the protein MARLRTLFARWRVQAHLDFMWMTKDVRFFLINVVSDVILNLAGVTAVFLLAERFGGIGLWSRDQVIFMLGYAALVRGFLDVGFSYNVLHVSRRIGRGQFDHLLVQPQPLWMGLLTEGFMPFSGAWSLLTGAGITAWAVVQLGAGFPVHWWLLFGANLLASCTVALAFSFLWGALAFWAPAAAEEISSRAVNFLYQLKAFPLDGLSAVALTGMLTILPVGFVAWYPCRQLLGIAAPRLWHTPAAALLLTLVAGFVFKKGMEHYAQTGSQRYIAWGHRG